In Urechidicola croceus, a single window of DNA contains:
- the porX gene encoding T9SS response regulator signal transducer PorX, which produces MSNIHILWVDDEIDLLKPHVIFLEKKNYKVTTCTNGTDALDLIDEENFDVVFLDENMPGLTGLETLTEIKSKNANLPIIMITKSEEEYIMEDAIGNKIADYLIKPVNPNQILLSLKKNLSHSRLISEKTTSNYQREFRKIAMDLSMVNSYEEWAELYKKLVYWEIELENINDQGMIEILDSQKQEANAQFFKFIQKNYQNWLHEDDKPILSHTLFKDYIVPNLDSKNGTLLVVIDNLRYDQWRLIEPFISDYYKKSEEISFYSILPTATQYARNAIFSGLMPSEMEKMYPQYWKNDTDEDGKNLFEKEFLTEQIKRLGLDLKHEYYKITNLRSGKQLADAYKGTKENDLTVIVYNFVDMISHAKTEMEVIKELADDDKAYRSLTMSWFKNSPLISIIQKAQEMGQRLIITTDHGTINSKVPSKVIGDKNISSNLRYKTGKSLSFNNKEVFFVKNPHDIYLPKIHMNSSFIFAKEDLFFAYPNNYNHFVKYYKNTYQHGGISLEEMIIPCAVLDPK; this is translated from the coding sequence ATGAGCAATATACACATTTTGTGGGTTGATGACGAAATTGATTTACTAAAACCACACGTTATTTTCCTAGAAAAGAAAAACTATAAAGTAACAACTTGCACCAATGGAACAGACGCTTTAGACCTAATTGACGAAGAAAATTTTGATGTTGTATTTTTAGATGAAAATATGCCTGGATTGACTGGACTTGAAACATTGACCGAAATAAAATCTAAAAATGCAAATCTTCCTATTATTATGATTACCAAAAGTGAGGAAGAATATATTATGGAAGACGCTATTGGTAATAAAATAGCCGATTATCTTATAAAACCGGTAAATCCAAATCAAATTTTATTGAGTTTAAAGAAAAATTTGAGCCATTCAAGATTAATTTCAGAAAAAACAACATCTAATTATCAGAGAGAGTTTAGAAAAATAGCTATGGATTTATCAATGGTCAATTCATATGAAGAATGGGCAGAATTATATAAAAAATTAGTGTATTGGGAAATTGAACTTGAAAATATCAATGACCAAGGAATGATTGAAATTTTGGACAGCCAAAAACAAGAAGCTAATGCTCAATTTTTTAAATTTATTCAAAAAAATTATCAAAATTGGCTACATGAAGATGATAAACCAATCCTTTCACATACTTTATTTAAAGATTATATTGTTCCAAATTTAGATTCTAAAAATGGAACTCTACTTGTAGTAATTGACAACTTACGTTATGACCAATGGAGATTGATAGAGCCTTTTATTTCCGATTATTATAAAAAATCAGAAGAGATTTCATTCTATAGCATCTTACCTACTGCAACTCAATATGCAAGAAATGCTATTTTTTCAGGACTTATGCCTTCTGAAATGGAAAAAATGTATCCACAATATTGGAAAAATGATACAGATGAAGATGGTAAAAATTTATTTGAAAAAGAATTTTTAACAGAACAAATCAAAAGGTTAGGTTTAGATCTGAAACATGAATATTATAAAATTACAAATCTTCGATCAGGTAAACAACTCGCCGATGCTTATAAAGGCACAAAAGAAAATGATTTAACAGTGATTGTTTACAATTTTGTTGACATGATTTCTCATGCAAAAACAGAAATGGAAGTCATAAAAGAATTGGCAGATGATGATAAGGCTTACCGTTCACTTACAATGAGTTGGTTTAAAAATTCACCTTTGATTTCTATAATTCAAAAAGCACAAGAAATGGGGCAACGTCTTATTATTACTACTGACCATGGTACAATTAATTCTAAAGTTCCTTCAAAAGTTATAGGTGATAAAAATATCAGTTCAAACCTGAGATACAAAACTGGTAAAAGTTTATCATTCAACAATAAAGAAGTGTTTTTTGTTAAAAATCCACATGATATTTATTTACCAAAAATTCATATGAACAGTTCATTTATTTTTGCAAAAGAAGATTTATTTTTTGCCTATCCTAATAATTATAATCACTTCGTAAAATATTATAAAAACACCTATCAGCATGGTGGAATTTCATTGGAAGAAATGATTATTCCATGTGCAGTTTTAGACCCAAAATAA
- a CDS encoding HD domain-containing protein: MAAKKTNKLKILNDPIYGFITIPNALIFDLIEHPYFQRLRRVSQMGLSYMVYPGAHHTRFHHAIGCMHLMKEAVRVLKFKGVEISEDEENAVCIAILLHDIGHGAFSHALEHSIVTGISHEEISLKFMEILNEEFNGGLSLAIEIFKGNYHRNFLYQLISSQLDMDRLDYLKRDSFYTGVSEGNVNSDRLIKMLNVKDDNLVVEEKGIYSVEKFLVARRLMYWQVYLHKTGLVAENLLVNVLKRAKELAMKGEKFAVSTPLNYFLHNQINNENFTLETLNIFSKLDDFDVLLAIKEWTNHEDKILSYLSKMLIDRKLLRIKIKNKPFESEEVIKVKTKVQEEFNLSEKEMEYFFIQDEISNQAYDSIKNQIHILFKSGKTKDIAKASDNLNLQALSTPVVKYFISYPKTWF; the protein is encoded by the coding sequence TTGGCCGCCAAAAAAACGAACAAACTCAAAATATTAAACGACCCAATTTACGGTTTTATTACTATTCCTAATGCATTAATTTTTGATTTAATAGAACACCCTTATTTCCAACGATTACGTCGAGTTTCTCAAATGGGATTGTCGTATATGGTTTATCCTGGTGCTCATCATACTCGCTTCCATCATGCTATTGGGTGTATGCATTTAATGAAGGAAGCAGTTCGTGTACTTAAATTTAAAGGGGTTGAAATTTCTGAAGATGAAGAAAACGCAGTTTGTATAGCAATTTTGTTGCATGATATAGGTCATGGAGCATTTTCTCATGCATTAGAACACAGTATAGTAACTGGTATCAGTCATGAAGAAATTTCCTTGAAGTTTATGGAAATCTTGAATGAAGAATTTAATGGAGGACTTTCTTTGGCTATTGAAATATTTAAAGGAAATTATCATAGAAATTTTTTATACCAATTAATTAGCAGTCAATTGGATATGGATCGCTTGGATTATTTAAAAAGAGACAGTTTTTATACAGGAGTTTCAGAGGGAAATGTAAATTCTGATAGATTGATAAAGATGCTCAACGTTAAAGATGATAATTTAGTAGTTGAAGAAAAAGGTATTTATTCAGTAGAAAAATTTTTAGTAGCAAGAAGGTTGATGTATTGGCAAGTATACTTGCATAAAACAGGGTTGGTTGCTGAGAATCTGTTAGTAAATGTATTAAAAAGAGCTAAAGAATTGGCAATGAAGGGAGAGAAATTTGCAGTAAGTACGCCTTTAAATTATTTCTTACACAATCAAATCAATAACGAAAATTTCACTTTAGAAACTTTAAATATTTTTTCAAAATTAGATGATTTTGATGTTTTATTAGCCATAAAAGAATGGACTAATCATGAAGATAAGATACTTTCTTATTTATCTAAAATGCTGATTGATAGAAAATTATTGAGGATTAAAATTAAAAACAAACCTTTTGAAAGTGAAGAAGTTATTAAGGTAAAAACTAAAGTTCAAGAAGAATTCAATTTATCAGAAAAGGAAATGGAATACTTTTTTATACAAGATGAAATTAGTAATCAAGCCTATGATTCGATTAAAAATCAAATTCATATTTTATTTAAATCTGGAAAAACAAAAGATATAGCTAAAGCATCAGACAATTTAAATTTACAAGCACTTTCAACACCAGTAGTAAAATATTTTATCAGTTATCCTAAAACTTGGTTTTAA